The Methylomarinum vadi genome has a window encoding:
- a CDS encoding ABC transporter substrate-binding protein, translating into MKFKLTLWLFAFLLSSTGMAGDKTLIRIGALAFGTVNWELAALNKENLLANAGFELQIIPMANPQAGKIALQSKAVDLIVSDWIWVSRMRAGGSDYTFYPYSNTSGALVVPADSPIQTLTELQGKKLGIAGGELDKNWLLLQALGQRQNIELDDAVTKVYGAPPLLNQQLLQQRIDAVINYWHFAARLEAKGFRQILDGAEILRQLGIEEQVPSLGYVFRQSWANRHQQAIAEFLQLTAEAKDRLCRSDTTWAKIIPLTKAKDSATQDMLRQRYCEGRVQKWGKANQLAAEKIYQLLRRLSGNKLTGSSEQLQAGTFWQRD; encoded by the coding sequence ATGAAATTCAAATTGACGCTATGGCTTTTCGCCTTCTTGCTCTCCAGCACCGGCATGGCCGGGGACAAAACCCTAATCAGGATCGGGGCTCTGGCTTTCGGCACGGTAAACTGGGAACTGGCAGCGCTAAACAAAGAAAATTTACTGGCCAACGCCGGTTTCGAGCTGCAAATCATCCCGATGGCCAATCCCCAGGCCGGCAAAATCGCCCTGCAATCGAAGGCTGTCGACCTGATCGTCTCCGACTGGATCTGGGTCTCCCGAATGCGTGCCGGCGGTTCGGATTATACCTTTTATCCTTACTCCAATACCTCCGGCGCCCTGGTGGTACCCGCCGACAGTCCGATACAAACCCTAACAGAACTGCAAGGCAAAAAGCTCGGTATCGCCGGCGGCGAACTGGACAAAAACTGGCTGTTGCTGCAAGCCCTCGGTCAGCGGCAAAACATCGAGTTGGACGACGCCGTCACCAAGGTCTACGGCGCGCCGCCATTACTGAACCAACAACTGTTGCAGCAACGTATCGATGCCGTCATCAATTATTGGCATTTTGCCGCTCGCCTGGAAGCCAAGGGCTTCCGTCAAATCCTCGATGGCGCCGAAATTCTGCGCCAACTCGGTATCGAGGAACAAGTGCCCAGCCTCGGCTATGTCTTTCGTCAATCGTGGGCAAATCGACATCAACAGGCCATCGCCGAATTTCTCCAATTGACGGCCGAAGCCAAAGACCGGCTATGCCGCTCCGATACGACCTGGGCTAAAATTATCCCGTTAACCAAAGCCAAGGATAGCGCCACTCAAGATATGCTGCGCCAACGCTATTGCGAAGGCAGGGTGCAAAAATGGGGAAAAGCCAACCAGCTCGCGGCGGAAAAAATCTACCAATTATTACGCCGGCTTAGCGGGAACAAATTGACCGGTTCGTCGGAACAACTGCAAGCCGGCACTTTCTGGCAACGTGATTAA